The sequence AGAAAACATTCTTAGAATACTCTTTGCCCCCAGAATCAGCCATATCCTTCAGGTCAAGCTTTTGTCCTTTTGAAAGCGAATAAGAAAAGGCAATGCGTGCTATAATGTTTTCAGTCCCCAAATTAAGCTTTCTTGTTAGTCTCTGAACGATTTCTTTGTTTGCTTTACTAGTTCGAATATGTGATAGCATGATTTTGTTTGTTGAATTCTACAAATAGTTCTTCTATTTTCTGCTGCTTAATTGTTGAACCTTCTAATCCATTTTCAATCAAATAAACTCCTGCAAGCTTAGCTTTCATAATTTGATATTCTTTAATAGAAAGTTCCTTTTCCAACAAAGGAAATAGAACAACCTGTTTGGAAATGAATGGATAAAACTGCTCAATAATATTACTAGAGTGTTCTTTGTCAAATTTTTGTAATGGACTGTCAATAAATACAGGGAATTTTATTCCAGATTCATCAACTAAGGCTTTCAATAATGCTGTTGCATATAATTGTTGTTCTCCCTTTGATAATGTATCTTTTTCAATAATAGAACCATTCTTATCAATTAGATCAATATCCATTATCTCGTTATCAATTCTAACATTTATTTTTGATATAAAATTTGACTTGTGCATGAGTCTAGTTAGTCCTTTAAGAACATTTCTTTCAAGTGAATGTTTTTTAGTCTCCTTTATTTTTGAAGACATGATTTCAATTTTATTGAGGAGCTTTTGAGTGACATCATACTTTTTCTGGTCTGCCTCAGCTAATTTGAAATTCTTTACAACTTCAGTTGATTTTTTTGAATTAGTGATTAATTCCTGGTTTTTAATGGCTTTCCTTGAAAGAATCTCATCTCTTTCATTAAGAAGGTTTAAATATTCTCTATTTAGTAAATCACGTTGCTCTCGGTATTTTTTAGCTTCGTTATTATTTTGGCGTGCTTCACCTTCCTTTATTTTTGTAGTAACTACCGCGAGTGCTTTTCTTGTCTTTCTTTCTTCTTGAACTATACTATTAAATTCTTGGACAAAAGACTTCTTAATGTAATCATACATGGTAACAATTCTTCTCGAAGCTTTATTACTAATTTCAAGTAATAGTCTCTGCTCTTCATCTGTGTTTTTACTATTTCCTCGGCTTTCTTTTAATACCTCAGAAATTAAATTTTTAAACTTGTCAGCAGTATGATTATCAAGGCTATATTCAGATATCCTGTTCTCCAAGTTATTTGCAAATTGTTCTAATTCTTCATTTAAGAGATTTTGATCTAGGGAATTGGTTTTGATGTAAGTTTCCCTTCTTACCTGTTCCATTAACTTCTTCAGGCTATTCCCTGCAATAACAATAGGAACAGTATCAAGAATGGACTTAAGCTTATTTTTAACTGCTTTATGTTTACTGACTAACGTATCCTTTTCTTGTTTTAGAGATAATAATTCCTCTAATGTTAGACCACTACCCAGACGGATCAATTTTTCTTGGAGATAATCGATCTTTTGTCTTGATATATGAATCCTTTCATCAACAATTTTAAGTTCATTTTCAATAGCTATTTTTTCACTATTTAACTTTTTCCCATCAGAAGTTAATTTATCAAACCTTTCTTTATCAAATTTAGAAACTCCACTCCTTTTATACTTAATGAGTAAGGTTTTAAGGCTATTTTTTAAATCTTCATATTTTTTTAGTCCGAGAACTTCTGCATATGCTGTGC comes from uncultured Draconibacterium sp. and encodes:
- a CDS encoding AAA family ATPase, producing the protein MRIEKIRLLNYRIYAGENEIIFKDSTNANITLIAGKNGFGKTTFLSSLIWGFYGGLMSQVEEKYRREIRNAGGYKIYRRSMLNKNIREEVDNNILDNAQMEVEVHLSNILIPSVPCKSVVIKRSFNYINDKESLKISIDGQENELTKEVGYDAFINDFILPREIAKFFFFDAEKIVTLAEAKTAEELKSLGTAYAEVLGLKKYEDLKNSLKTLLIKYKRSGVSKFDKERFDKLTSDGKKLNSEKIAIENELKIVDERIHISRQKIDYLQEKLIRLGSGLTLEELLSLKQEKDTLVSKHKAVKNKLKSILDTVPIVIAGNSLKKLMEQVRRETYIKTNSLDQNLLNEELEQFANNLENRISEYSLDNHTADKFKNLISEVLKESRGNSKNTDEEQRLLLEISNKASRRIVTMYDYIKKSFVQEFNSIVQEERKTRKALAVVTTKIKEGEARQNNNEAKKYREQRDLLNREYLNLLNERDEILSRKAIKNQELITNSKKSTEVVKNFKLAEADQKKYDVTQKLLNKIEIMSSKIKETKKHSLERNVLKGLTRLMHKSNFISKINVRIDNEIMDIDLIDKNGSIIEKDTLSKGEQQLYATALLKALVDESGIKFPVFIDSPLQKFDKEHSSNIIEQFYPFISKQVVLFPLLEKELSIKEYQIMKAKLAGVYLIENGLEGSTIKQQKIEELFVEFNKQNHAITYSN